The Dyella sp. 2HG41-7 genomic interval GTTCAATTGCGTCTTTCACGCCTTGGCGCGGGAACATCCGCAGGTATGCAAGTTCGACCTTGCCTATATGGAGGCGGCGAGCGGTCGACGTGTCCACCATATGGAGTGCATCGTGCGCGGCGGCCATGTGTGCCGGTTTCGGCTGGGCGCCTTGGTGGCGAACGAGAAGAACGACGGCAAACGTTGAAATTCAGGCGAAACGCCGTGTTGCCGCCCGTCAACCATTCGCAGAAGCATTGAGTTGACAACTTTTGGGGCGACTTCCACACTGTGCGTCTGTTTTCCGGAGTTTTCCCATGACCGCAGCCGCTCTTCGCCACGACTGGGCCCGCGACGAAATCGTCGCCCTGTTCCAACTCCCGTTCAACGAGCTGCTGCATCGCGCACATGGCGTGCATCGCGCGCATCACGATCCGAACGCGGTGCAGGTTTCAACGCTGCTGTCGATCAAGACCGGCGGATGTCCGGAAGATTGCGGTTATTGCCCGCAGGCGGCGCGCTATCACACAGGCGTGAAAGCGGAAAAACTGATGTCGGTAGATGCGGTCGTCGCGCGCGCACAAGCCGCCAAAAACGCCGGCGCCAGCCGCTTCTGCATGGGCGCCGCGTGGCGCAGCCCGAAGGATCGCGACGTGGCCCAGGTGGCCGAGATCGTTTCCGCGGTCAAATCGCTGGGCCTGGAAACCTGCGCAACCTTAGGAATGCTCACGGGCGAACAAGCGCAAACGCTCAAGCACGCGGGTCTGGACTACTACAACCACAATCTGGATACGGCGCCGGAGTTCTACGGCGAAATCATCCACACGCGCCAATATCAGGATCGCCTCGATACGCTTGAACACGTGCGCCAAGTCGGTTTGAAGACGTGCTGCGGCGGCATCGTCGGCATGGGCGAAACGCGCGATCAACGCGCCGGTCTGCTGCAAACGCTGGCGAATCTGCCCGAGCATCCGCAATCGGTTCCGATCAATCAGCTGGTGCAAGTGGAGGGCACGCCGCTGCACGGCACCGAAGCGCTGGACCCGTTCGAATTCGTGCGCACGATCGCCGTTGCGCGCATCTTGATGCCCGCATCGATGGTACGTCTCTCCGCCGGTCGTCAGCAGATGGACGATGCCGTGCAAGCGCTGTGCTTCTTCGCTGGCGCCAATTCGATTTTCTACGGCGAAAAACTGCTCACCACCGGCAATCCGGACGTCGAGCACGATCGCGCCCTGTTCCGCCGCCTCGATCTGCATGCGCTGGAAGTGACGGAAGAAGCCGACACGGTGCACGCAGACATTCTTGAGACGGAAACGACGGGTTGCGGCCAAGGTTGCGGCTGCAGTGCCGCGGCCTGATCTGATTGAGCGTTTGGCCGTCCAAACGGCCGAGCGCGCGCAAGCACAGCTGCAACGCAGACTGCGCACGATCGCCCGCACGGAAGGTCCATTTGTGGAAAGCAACGGGCGGCGCCTGCTTGCTTTCTGCACCAACGATTATCTCGGCCTCGCCCAAGATCCCCGTCTGATTGCAGCGTTGAAGCAAGCCGCCGATGAAAGCGGCGTCGGCAGCGGCTCCGCGCATCTGATTTGCGGTCATCGTCGCGAACATGCCGCACTCGAAGAAGCGTTGTCCGAATGGACCGGACGCGAGCGCGCGCTGCTGTTTTCCACGGGCTATATGGCCAATCTCGGCGTGATGCAGGCGTTGCTGCAGCGTGGGGAATTGTGCGTGCAGGACAAACTCAACCACGCCTGCCTGCTCGACGGCGCGCAACTTGCCGGCGCCGTGTTGAAGCGTTATCCGCACGCCGATGTCGATGCCGCCGCGCGGCAATTACGCAGCGATGCCGAAGGCTGCGCGCTGGTCGCCACCGATGGCGTATTCAGCATGGACGGCGATATCGCGCCACTGCCCGAACTCGCCGCGCTTTGTCGGCAAGAAAACGCCACTCTGATGGTGGACGATGCGCATGGCCTTGGCGTGCTGGGCGATCACGGCGCCGGCAGCGTGGCCGAGGCCGGTTTGAGCGAACGCGACGTGCCGGTTTTGATGGCGACGCTCGGCAAAGCGCTGGGATGCAGCGGCGCATTCGTCGCCGGCCCTGCCGCGCTGATCGACGGACTGATCCAATTCGCACGCACTTACATTTACACAACCGCCATGCCGCCGGCGCTCGCCGCGGCCACGCATTGCGCGGTGATGATCGCGCGCAATGAAAGTTGGCGGCGCGAAAAGTTGAATCGACTGATTCAACGCTTCCGACGCGGCGCAGAAGAGCTGGGCCTGCCGTTGATGCCTTCGCGCACGGCGATCCAGCCGCTTTTGCTCGGCGATGCGCAGCGAGGGCTGGACGCCGCCCGCGCCCTGGAAGACCAGGGCTTGCTGGTCGTCGCCATTCGCCCGCCTACGGTCCCACACGGCCAGGCGCGCCTGCGCATCACGTTGTCGGCGGCCCATGAGGAAGCCCATGTGGATCGCCTGCTGGAAGCCTTGGCAGCCCTGCGCCTGGAAAAGGCCCCGGTATAATGGCGGCTTGAGCTTTCCGTACTGCCTATGTCGACTCTAAATATCTCCGCCTATCGCTTCGTCAGCCTGGACGATCTGCCCACGCTGCGCGAACGCGTGCTCGAACGCTGCCACGCGCTGGCGTTGAAGGGCACGATTTTGTTGGCGCCTGAGGGCATCAATCTTTTTCTCGCCGGCTCGCGCGAAGCGATTGACAGTTTTCTCGATTGGCTGCGCATCGATTCGCGCTTTGCCGGTTTGCAGGCCAAAGAATCTCTGTCGGACGACGTGCCGTTCAAACGCATGCGCGTACGTCTCAAGAAAGAAATCATCACGCTGCGCAAACCCACCATTCGCCCGGAAGGCGGTCGCGCGCCCGCGGTGGATCCGGCCACGCTCAAGCGCTGGCTCGATCAAGGCCATGACGACGAAGGGCACGATGTCGTCTTGCTGGATACGCGCAACGCCTATGAAACCGACGTCGGCATGTTTCCGCAGGCGGTCGACTATCGCATCGCGAGCTTTACCGAATTGCCCGACGCGTTGGCGGCCGATCAAACGCGTTACGCCGGCAAAACCGTGGTTTCCTATTGCACCGGCGGCATTCGCTGCGAGAAAGCCGTGTTGCATATGCAAGACATCGGCATGCAACGCGTGTTTCAACTCGAAGGCGGCATTCTGAAATATTTCGAAGAAGTCGGCGGCGTACACTGGCAAGGCGACTGTTTCGTGTTCGACGAACGCGGCGCCGTCGACAAAGCCCTCGCGCCCTCTCTATCGGCTGACGAGCGCATCGACAACGAGCACCCTTCCGGAAGCGCCGCTGCATGAGTTTGTACATCGAAACGGCAGGCAGCGGGCCGATTCCGCTGGTGATGCTGCACGGTTGGGCCATGCACGGCGGCGTGTTCGCGCCGCTGGTCGAAACACTGAGCGACCAATGCACGATGTACCTGGTTGATCTGCCCGGACACGGTTTTTCGCGTGATTGCGGCCTACCGCTGGAACCGCATGCTTGCGCGCGCGCCATCGTCGAAGCGACGCCGCCCGCGTTCTGGCTTGGCTGGTCGCTCGGCGGATCGATCGCACTGACCGCAGCGCTGGATTTTCCGCGACACGTGCGCGGGCTCGCCATGCTCTGCGCAACGCCGCGTTTTGTGAGCGGTGCCGATTGGCCGCACGGACGCGACCCGTCGCTCGTGCAGCAGCTCGCCACCGACCTGGAAACGGATTACCACGCCACCATTGAACGCTTTCTTGCGTTGGAAGTGATGGGCAGCCCCGATCCACGCGGCGAATTGCGCAAGCTGCGCGGCGATGTGTTCTCGCGCGGCGAACCCGATCTGCGTGTGTTGCAGGAAGGCATTCGCGTACTCGATCAAACCGATCTGCGCGCGTACTTGCCGGGCTTGAAGCCCGGCAGCAGTTGGTGGAGCGCCGGCCGCCTGGATCGCCTGGTACATCCCGATGCGATGCAATGGTCCGCGCAGGCGAGCAAGGGCGAATTTCACGTTCTTGCGCGCGCCGGACACGCACCGTTTCTTAGCCATGCGCCGACCGTCGCGCAAACCTTGCTGCCATGGCTGGAGGCCGCCGCATGAGCGACTTCCAACTCGATGCACATCGTATCCGCGCGAATTTTAGCCACGCCGCCGAAAGCTACGAACAACACGACGCCTTGCAGCGCGAAGTGCAACAATTGCTGCTCGAACGCCTCGATTTCTATTTACAGCAACCCGAACGCGTCATCGACGTGGGTGCGGGCACGGGTCGCGGCAGCGCGTTGCTGAAGAAGCGCTACGCCAAGGCGCAAGTGATCGCCATCGACGCTGCGCTGCCGATGTTGCGCACCGCCAAATCGCACGCAAGCTGGCTCAAGCCTTTTGCTCGCGTATGCGGCGAAGCGACGGCGCTGCCATTGCCCGATCACAGCGTGGATATCTTGCATTCCAATCTGTGCTTCCAGTGGATCGACGATCTCTCCGCGTTGTTCGGCGAATGCGTGCGTGTGTTGAAGCCTGGCGGCATGTTGGTGTTTTCCACGTTTGGGCCCGACACCTTGCGCGAATTGCGCGCAGCGTGGGCATCGGTGGATCAGCATTCGCACGTTAGCCGCTTTCTGGATATGCACGATCTGGGCGATGCGATGATTAACGCCGGCTTGCGCGATCCGGTGCTGGATGTCGACCGCTTTACGCTTACTTACAGCGAGCCGAAA includes:
- the bioB gene encoding biotin synthase BioB; this translates as MTAAALRHDWARDEIVALFQLPFNELLHRAHGVHRAHHDPNAVQVSTLLSIKTGGCPEDCGYCPQAARYHTGVKAEKLMSVDAVVARAQAAKNAGASRFCMGAAWRSPKDRDVAQVAEIVSAVKSLGLETCATLGMLTGEQAQTLKHAGLDYYNHNLDTAPEFYGEIIHTRQYQDRLDTLEHVRQVGLKTCCGGIVGMGETRDQRAGLLQTLANLPEHPQSVPINQLVQVEGTPLHGTEALDPFEFVRTIAVARILMPASMVRLSAGRQQMDDAVQALCFFAGANSIFYGEKLLTTGNPDVEHDRALFRRLDLHALEVTEEADTVHADILETETTGCGQGCGCSAAA
- the bioF gene encoding 8-amino-7-oxononanoate synthase: MPRPDLIERLAVQTAERAQAQLQRRLRTIARTEGPFVESNGRRLLAFCTNDYLGLAQDPRLIAALKQAADESGVGSGSAHLICGHRREHAALEEALSEWTGRERALLFSTGYMANLGVMQALLQRGELCVQDKLNHACLLDGAQLAGAVLKRYPHADVDAAARQLRSDAEGCALVATDGVFSMDGDIAPLPELAALCRQENATLMVDDAHGLGVLGDHGAGSVAEAGLSERDVPVLMATLGKALGCSGAFVAGPAALIDGLIQFARTYIYTTAMPPALAAATHCAVMIARNESWRREKLNRLIQRFRRGAEELGLPLMPSRTAIQPLLLGDAQRGLDAARALEDQGLLVVAIRPPTVPHGQARLRITLSAAHEEAHVDRLLEALAALRLEKAPV
- a CDS encoding sulfurtransferase, which produces MSTLNISAYRFVSLDDLPTLRERVLERCHALALKGTILLAPEGINLFLAGSREAIDSFLDWLRIDSRFAGLQAKESLSDDVPFKRMRVRLKKEIITLRKPTIRPEGGRAPAVDPATLKRWLDQGHDDEGHDVVLLDTRNAYETDVGMFPQAVDYRIASFTELPDALAADQTRYAGKTVVSYCTGGIRCEKAVLHMQDIGMQRVFQLEGGILKYFEEVGGVHWQGDCFVFDERGAVDKALAPSLSADERIDNEHPSGSAAA
- the bioH gene encoding pimeloyl-ACP methyl ester esterase BioH, translated to MSLYIETAGSGPIPLVMLHGWAMHGGVFAPLVETLSDQCTMYLVDLPGHGFSRDCGLPLEPHACARAIVEATPPAFWLGWSLGGSIALTAALDFPRHVRGLAMLCATPRFVSGADWPHGRDPSLVQQLATDLETDYHATIERFLALEVMGSPDPRGELRKLRGDVFSRGEPDLRVLQEGIRVLDQTDLRAYLPGLKPGSSWWSAGRLDRLVHPDAMQWSAQASKGEFHVLARAGHAPFLSHAPTVAQTLLPWLEAAA
- the bioC gene encoding malonyl-ACP O-methyltransferase BioC is translated as MSDFQLDAHRIRANFSHAAESYEQHDALQREVQQLLLERLDFYLQQPERVIDVGAGTGRGSALLKKRYAKAQVIAIDAALPMLRTAKSHASWLKPFARVCGEATALPLPDHSVDILHSNLCFQWIDDLSALFGECVRVLKPGGMLVFSTFGPDTLRELRAAWASVDQHSHVSRFLDMHDLGDAMINAGLRDPVLDVDRFTLTYSEPKALLRELKGLGATHADRGRERGLTGKQHFRDMLAAYEAMRVNGRIPATWEVVTAHAWGPASGQSRRVKGGGEIASISLESLRGSRRR